A window from Cyprinus carpio isolate SPL01 chromosome A11, ASM1834038v1, whole genome shotgun sequence encodes these proteins:
- the LOC109081693 gene encoding synaptotagmin-6-like, whose protein sequence is MSAIATEDQDMFCEKAVALIIDLCLDDSPLLDPETCQDFLVLLTNENPSISSGDISFSFLLLVFVVCGLALLGVISVATWKLCWVPWRSKVLSSSATALAPTWPERHQHREEGHGDYYPTLRDNMATDKLKDPGNFLEAAVKISHTSPDIPADVQLSMKDHLLRRTRISRQTTEPASSNRHSSFKKHLPRQMHHVTSLDRGSEFLDVEDHPTCTAASLGRIQPELYKQSMMDAEESSKNSTAKTCGKINFSLKYDYEGELLLVTILKAFDLPAKDLCGSSDPYVKIYLLPDRKRKFQTRVHRKTLNPTFDETFQFPVPYEELGSRKLHLSVFDFDRFSRHDMIGEVILENLFEVSDLSRETSIWKDIQYATSESVDLGEIMFSLCYLPTAGRLTLTVIKCRNLKAMDITGYSDPYVKVSLICDGRRLKKKKTSIKKNTLNPTYNEAIIFDIPPENMDQVSLHISVMDYDLVGHNEIIGVCRVGSHAEGLGRDHWNEMLAYPRKPIAHWHPLVEPKKSENEWKTRTASFDSQGSCPSPRLPSSP, encoded by the exons ACATTTCCTTCAGTTTCCTGCTGCTTGTATTTGTGGTGTGTGGTTTGGCCCTGCTGGGTGTCATAAGTGTCGCCACCTGGAAACTGTGCTGGGTGCCCTGGCGCAGCAAAGTGCTTTCCTCTAGCGCCACCGCCCTAGCCCCCACTTGGCCAGAGAGGCACCAACACAGAGAAGAAGGTCACGGTGACTACTACCCAACCCTCAGAGACAATATGGCAACAGACAAGCTGAAGGATCCTGGGAACTTTCTGGAGGCGGCAGTGAAGATTAGTCATACATCGCCAGATATCCCCGCAGACGTGCAGCTGTCCATGAAGGATCATCTGCTAAGACGTACGCGTATCTCACGGCAAACAACCGAGCCGGCCTCCTCTAACAG GCATAGTTCCTTCAAAAAACACCTTCCAAGGCAGATGCACCATGTGACCAGTCTGGACCGTGGAAGTGAATTTTTAGATGTGGAGGACCATCCCACCTGCACCGCTGCCTCTCTTGGCCGCATCCAACCAGAACTTTACAAACAGAGCATGATGGATGCTGAGGAGTCATCTAAGAATAGCACTGCCAAAACATGCGGCAAGATCAACTTCTCCCTAAAGTATGATTACGAGGGAGAGCTCCTCCTCGTTACCATCCTCAAGGCGTTCGACCTACCCGCAAAGGATTTGTGCGGCAGCTCCGATCCATACGTCAAGATCTACCTGCTCCCAGATCGTAAGCGTAAATTCCAAACTCGCGTGCACCGCAAGACCCTCAACCCCACGTTTGATGAGACCTTTCAGTTTCCGGTGCCATATGAGGAGCTAGGGTCCAGAAAGCTCCACTTGAGCGTCTTTGACTTTGACCGCTTCTCACGGCATGACATGATTGGCGAGGTGATACTGGAAAACCTTTTTGAAGTTTCAGACCTGTCCCGGGAGACATCTATCTGGAAGGACATCCAGTATGCCACTAGC GAGAGTGTGGATCTTGGAGAGATAATGTTCTCTCTCTGCTACTTGCCAACTGCAGGGAGACTCACACTTACTGTCATCAAATGTAGGAACCTTAAAGCCATGGATATTACCGGTTATTCAG ATCCGTACGTAAAGGTGTCACTGATTTGTGATGGGAGACGcttgaaaaagaagaaaacttcCATAAAAAAGAACACGCTGAATCCAACATATAATGAGGCTATTATCTTTGACATTCCACCAGAGAATATGGATCAAGTCAGCCTACACATATCAGTTATGGACTACGATCT AGTGGGACACAATGAGATCATTGGAGTCTGTCGTGTAGGGAGCCATGCCGAGGGCCTTGGGAGAGACCACTGGAATGAGATGCTCGCTTACCCTCGAAAACCCATCGCTCACTGGCACCCGCTCGTAGAGCCCAAGAAGTCTGAGAACGAG TGGAAGACTCGTACCGCAAGCTTTGACAGTCAGGGATCTTGCCCATCTCCCAGACTCCCCTCCAGTCCATAA